The Impatiens glandulifera chromosome 3, dImpGla2.1, whole genome shotgun sequence genome contains a region encoding:
- the LOC124931406 gene encoding glutathione gamma-glutamylcysteinyltransferase 1-like produces MATASLYRRILPSPPAIDFASSEGKQLFAEAIQSHTMEGFFKLISYFQTQSEPAYCGLATLSMVLNALAIDPGRKWKGPWRWFDESMLDCCEPLERVKAEGISFGKLVCLAQCAGAKVVAFRSNQSTIDDFRKYVRTCTSSDDCHLIASYHRGTFKQTGTGHFSPIGGYHPGKDMALILDVARFKYPPHWVPLPLLWEAMNTVDETSDRHRGFMLISKLERPPALLYTLSCKNENWSATAKYLIEEVPILLKSEDMNDVNAVLTIISSSFPSDLGGFIKWVAEVRTREDGGQSLSQEERARLTIKEEILKQVEETGLYKHVKEFLVSLRDEDNLSEIAANVCCQGAGLLSGGSSDKFCCREACIKCVKLNGGNKPVTLFSGTVSSGTSEQGVDVIVPSSSQTMASCTGMFPTSSNVLTVLLLALPPLTWNGIRNHSVLQEIKGLTSTADLPSLLQEEVLHLRSQLQLLERCKDNKLEEDFDPPLL; encoded by the exons ATGGCGACGGCGAGCTTGTACCGGAGAATCCTCCCTTCTCCTCCTGCTATTGACTTCGCTTCCTCTGAAGGAAAG CAACTATTTGCAGAGGCCATTCAAAGTCATACGATGGAAGGTTTCTTTAAGCTGATATCTTATTTTCAAACGCAATCTGAACCCGCATATTGTGGACTAGCAACTCTTTCCATGGTCTTGAATGCATTGGCTATAGATCCTGGAAGAAAATGGAAAG GACCCTGGAGATGGTTTGATGAATCTATGCTCGACTGTTGTGAGCCTTTGGAAAGGGTCAAAGCTGAAGGCATCTCATTTGGTAAGCTTGTCTGTTTGGCTCAATGTGCTGGTGCAAAAGTTGTAGCATTTCGTTCAAATCAGAGCACCATAGATGATTTTCGGAAGTATGTTAGGACATGTACGTCTTCAGACGACTGTCATCTGATAGCGTCATATCATAGAGGGACATTTAAGCAG ACTGGAACAGGACACTTTTCACCTATAGGTGGTTATCACCCTGGGAAAGATATGGCTTTGATCTTGGATGTTGCACGCTTTAAATATCCTCCTCATTGGGTTCCTTTGCCACTCCTGTGGGAAGCTATGAATACTGTTGATGAAACTAGTGATCGACATAGAGG GTTTATGCTTATTTCTAAGCTAGAGCGACCACCTGCACTGCTGTATACGTTG AGCTGTAAAAATGAGAATTGGTCTGCCACGGCAAAATACCTAATAGAGGAGGTTCCTATCCTTTTAAAGTCAGAAGACATGAATGACGTGAACGCAGTTCTCACGATAATTTCATCATCATTTCCTTCAGATTTGGGGGGATTCATAAAATGGGTAGCTGAAGTAAGAACAAGAGAAGATGGTGGTCAGAGCCTAAGTCAAGAAGAAAGAGCACGCCTTACAATAAAG GAGGAGATATTAAAGCAAGTTGAGGAAACGGGTCTTTATAAACACGTGAAGGAATTTCTTGTTAGCTTGAGAGACGAAGATAATTTGTCTGAGATTGCAGCCAATGTATGTTGTCAGGGAGCAGGACTTTTATCTGGTGGATCATCTGATAAGTTCTGTTGTAGAGAAGCTtgtataaaatgtgtaaaactaAACGGCGGAAACAAACCTGTTACGTTGTTTTCTGGGACAGTTTCAAGTGGAACTAGCGAGCAAGGTGTGGACGTGATTGTCCCTTCGTCGTCCCAAACAATGGCTAGTTGCACTGGCATGTTCCCCACCAGCAGCAATGTCCTAACTGTCCTTCTGTTGGCTTTGCCGCCACTTACATGGAACGGAATTAGAAACCATAGTGTTTTGCAGGAAATAAAGGGTCTCACTTCGACTGCTGATCTTCCTTCTTTGCTTCAAGAGGAG GTGCTACATTTGCGAAGTCAGCTTCAGCTTCTAGAGAGATGTAAAGATAATAAGCTGGAGGAAGATTTTGATCCGCCTCTACTTTAG